One Streptomyces sp. R28 DNA window includes the following coding sequences:
- a CDS encoding SUKH-3 domain-containing protein, giving the protein MIRFDSLRPDLLQALRDSGWHPQRRVDVGPWLDSLRQEGYTPNPKAEEILATLGGLSIEPINQSGPNFSNDEPFNFDPISAGAGQRSLALEIEGILGGNYFPIGEWLSYSSVFVEAGGKVVAAGLGWIWGLGSTFEDALELAVCADRPLVCLHSDSGLDPWPR; this is encoded by the coding sequence ATGATCCGTTTTGACTCGCTGCGCCCTGATCTGCTGCAGGCCCTTCGTGACTCTGGCTGGCACCCCCAGCGGAGGGTGGATGTCGGCCCCTGGCTGGACTCCTTGCGTCAGGAAGGCTATACGCCGAACCCGAAGGCTGAAGAAATCCTTGCCACGCTAGGGGGATTGAGTATTGAGCCGATAAACCAATCTGGCCCAAACTTCAGCAATGATGAGCCTTTCAATTTCGATCCCATTTCGGCTGGGGCCGGTCAACGGAGCCTGGCATTGGAAATTGAAGGGATTCTGGGCGGGAACTATTTCCCGATCGGTGAATGGCTCAGCTATTCGAGCGTCTTCGTAGAGGCTGGAGGGAAGGTGGTTGCCGCTGGCCTCGGATGGATCTGGGGATTGGGCTCCACCTTCGAAGATGCCTTGGAGTTGGCGGTTTGTGCAGATCGCCCCTTGGTTTGTCTGCACTCCGACTCGGGGCTGGATCCGTGGCCTCGATGA
- a CDS encoding acyl-CoA dehydrogenase family protein, with amino-acid sequence MDHRLSPELEELRRTVREFAHDVVAPKIGDFYERHEFPYEIVREMGRMGLFGLPFPEEHGGMGGDYLALGIVLEELARVDSSVAITLEAGVSLGAMPIHLFGTEEQKREWLPRLCSGEMLGAFGLTEPDGGSDAGATRTTARLDPETDEWVINGSKCFITNSGTDITGLVTVTAVTGRKPDGRPRISAIIVPSGTPGFTVAAPYSKVGWNASDTRELSFADVRVPAANLLGEEGRGYAQFLRILDEGRIAIAALATGLAQGCVDESVKYAKERHAFGRPIGANQAIQFKIADMEMKAHTARLAWRDAASRLVAGEPFKKEAALAKLYSSTIAVDNARDATQIHGGYGFMNEYPVARMWRDSKILEIGEGTSEVQRMLIARELGLAG; translated from the coding sequence ATGGACCACCGTCTCTCCCCCGAACTGGAGGAACTCCGCCGCACGGTGCGGGAGTTCGCCCACGATGTCGTGGCGCCCAAGATCGGCGACTTCTACGAGCGTCATGAGTTCCCGTACGAGATCGTGCGGGAGATGGGCCGCATGGGCCTGTTCGGCCTGCCGTTCCCGGAGGAGCACGGCGGCATGGGCGGCGACTATCTGGCGCTGGGCATCGTGCTGGAGGAGCTGGCCCGGGTGGACTCCTCGGTCGCCATCACCCTCGAAGCGGGCGTCTCACTCGGCGCCATGCCGATCCATCTCTTCGGCACGGAGGAGCAGAAGCGGGAATGGCTCCCGCGTCTGTGTTCCGGTGAGATGCTCGGCGCTTTCGGGCTGACCGAGCCCGACGGCGGCTCGGACGCGGGTGCGACCCGGACGACGGCCCGTCTCGACCCGGAGACGGACGAATGGGTGATCAACGGCTCCAAGTGCTTCATCACCAACTCCGGCACGGACATCACGGGCCTGGTCACGGTGACGGCGGTCACCGGCCGCAAGCCGGACGGCAGGCCGCGGATCTCCGCGATCATCGTCCCGTCCGGCACGCCGGGCTTCACGGTCGCGGCGCCCTACTCCAAGGTCGGCTGGAACGCCTCCGACACCCGTGAGCTGTCCTTCGCGGACGTCCGCGTCCCGGCGGCCAACCTCCTGGGCGAAGAGGGTCGCGGCTACGCCCAGTTCCTGCGCATCCTGGACGAGGGCCGCATCGCCATCGCGGCGCTGGCGACGGGCCTGGCGCAGGGCTGCGTGGACGAGTCGGTGAAGTACGCCAAGGAACGCCACGCCTTCGGCCGCCCCATCGGCGCCAACCAGGCCATCCAGTTCAAGATCGCCGACATGGAGATGAAGGCCCACACGGCCCGCCTCGCCTGGCGCGACGCGGCGAGCCGCCTGGTCGCCGGCGAACCCTTCAAGAAGGAGGCGGCGCTGGCGAAGCTGTACTCGTCGACGATCGCGGTGGACAACGCCCGCGACGCGACGCAGATCCACGGCGGCTACGGCTTCATGAACGAGTACCCGGTCGCCCGCATGTGGCGGGACTCCAAGATCCTGGAGATCGGGGAGGGGACGAGCGAGGTGCAACGGATGCTGATCGCGCGGGAGCTGGGGCTCGCCGGCTGA